The following proteins are co-located in the Triticum aestivum cultivar Chinese Spring chromosome 1A, IWGSC CS RefSeq v2.1, whole genome shotgun sequence genome:
- the LOC123180195 gene encoding uncharacterized protein, with amino-acid sequence MAMAALRCAAGRRLAGGGRLLPPALSRLRPAAPGLGRPNLTLTQALSSHGKEEAGREVLEQIQEKKERLYDLILRHGYKRNDGSMCYSNVQLMHHLSAHIKPRPQSIAWRYLRKVHSLYILWMCLSPGISAYAIWNIYKAGGNNLGAVQQGGQELSNKNCIG; translated from the exons ATGGCGATGGCGGCTCTCCGATGCGCCGCCGGAAGGAGGCTCGCCGGTGGCGGCCGCCTTCTACCGCCGGCGCTCAGCCGGCTTCGCCCCGCCGCTCCCGGCTTGGGCCGCCCGAATCTCACGCTCACGCAG GCCTTGTCATCGCACGGGAAAGAAGAAGCCGGGAGGGAGGTCCTGGAGCAGAtccaggagaagaaggagaggctctACGACCTCATCCTGCGCCACGGCTATAAGCGCAACGACGGCTCCATGTGTTACTCAAACGTTCAGCTCATGCACCATCTCTCGGCGCACATCAAACCTAGGCCCCAAAGCATCGCCTG GCGTTACCTTCGGAAAGTTCATAGCCTCTATATTCTCTGGATGTGCTTAAGCCCTGGCATAAGCGCCTACGCAATCTGGAACatatataaagcggggggaaacaaCTTGGGTGCTGTTCAACAGGGAGGACAAGAATTGAGTAACAAGAATTGCATCGGTTAG